From Pontibacter actiniarum, a single genomic window includes:
- a CDS encoding cupin domain-containing protein has protein sequence MSEKKYFKQTKPFRVPTTDGKLIEEHFGHASTQTGQFSVAHMVAPPHWSEPHQTPAFDEITIVTRGKKQIEIDGETVEVGAGESILIKAGARIRYANPFDEETEYWSICIPAFDINSVNREEE, from the coding sequence ATGAGTGAGAAAAAATATTTTAAGCAAACCAAGCCGTTCCGTGTGCCCACCACCGACGGCAAACTGATAGAGGAGCACTTTGGCCACGCCTCCACGCAAACCGGGCAGTTCAGCGTGGCCCACATGGTGGCCCCTCCGCACTGGAGCGAACCGCACCAAACCCCGGCTTTCGATGAGATCACCATCGTAACGCGGGGCAAGAAGCAGATTGAGATAGACGGGGAGACCGTGGAGGTAGGCGCCGGAGAGTCCATACTTATCAAAGCGGGTGCCCGCATCCGGTACGCTAACCCGTTCGACGAAGAGACAGAATACTGGTCTATCTGCATTCCGGCCTTTGACATCAACTCCGTGAACCGGGAAGAGGAATAG
- a CDS encoding YtxH domain-containing protein produces the protein MKDNSGKVLLAMLAGASAGVIAGLLMAPDTGEATRSSFKKWAGKMSKDLEKNLQDGLEEIKKMSGDTFGKSSEQGGNSANGGNNAGGASQSNTGSTGAGSSSTGSSATGGNA, from the coding sequence ATGAAAGACAATAGCGGAAAGGTACTGCTGGCGATGCTCGCAGGCGCCAGTGCCGGTGTGATAGCAGGCTTGCTGATGGCACCAGATACTGGAGAGGCTACAAGAAGCAGCTTTAAAAAATGGGCCGGTAAAATGAGTAAAGACCTGGAGAAGAACCTGCAGGACGGCCTGGAAGAGATTAAGAAAATGAGCGGCGACACGTTCGGCAAGTCCTCTGAGCAAGGGGGCAACTCTGCCAACGGAGGCAATAACGCCGGCGGTGCTTCACAAAGCAACACCGGCAGCACTGGTGCGGGCTCTTCTAGCACTGGCTCCAGCGCTACAGGCGGCAACGCTTAA
- a CDS encoding enoyl-ACP reductase FabI, which yields MAYNLLKGKKGIIFGALDEKSIAWKVALRAKEEGAEFVLTNAPIAMRMGEINKLAEQCNAEIIPADATSVEDLENLFTKAQEILGGKIDFVLHSIGSSPNIRKGKAYGDLNYDWFQKTLDISALSFHKVMQVAEKQDAMNEWGSIVALSYIAAQRVFPDYTDMSHAKAVLESIARNYGYRFGKLKNVRVNTISQSPTKTTAGTGVGGFDAFYDYADKMSPLGNASAEACADYTITLFSDLTRMVTMQNLMHDGGFSFMGISEDIVDMISK from the coding sequence ATGGCTTATAATCTGCTAAAAGGAAAGAAAGGAATTATTTTCGGTGCTCTGGACGAAAAATCAATCGCCTGGAAAGTTGCCCTGCGTGCCAAGGAAGAGGGAGCGGAGTTTGTGTTGACAAACGCTCCAATCGCCATGCGTATGGGTGAGATCAACAAGTTGGCAGAGCAGTGCAATGCGGAGATTATTCCTGCTGATGCGACGTCGGTAGAGGACCTGGAGAACCTTTTCACAAAGGCGCAGGAAATACTTGGCGGAAAGATCGACTTTGTGCTGCACTCTATCGGCTCAAGCCCGAACATCCGCAAAGGCAAAGCCTACGGCGACCTGAACTACGATTGGTTCCAGAAAACGCTGGACATCTCGGCTTTGTCTTTCCACAAGGTGATGCAGGTAGCGGAGAAGCAGGATGCCATGAACGAGTGGGGCTCTATCGTAGCGCTATCCTACATTGCGGCGCAGCGCGTGTTCCCGGATTATACGGACATGTCGCATGCGAAGGCTGTGCTGGAGTCTATTGCCCGTAACTACGGTTACCGCTTCGGTAAGCTGAAGAATGTGCGCGTAAACACCATCTCACAATCTCCTACTAAAACAACAGCCGGTACAGGTGTGGGCGGCTTCGATGCCTTCTATGACTATGCCGATAAAATGTCGCCGCTGGGCAACGCTTCAGCGGAGGCCTGTGCAGATTATACCATCACGCTGTTCTCAGACCTTACCCGCATGGTTACGATGCAGAACCTGATGCACGATGGAGGATTCTCTTTCATGGGTATTTCAGAGGATATCGTGGACATGATTTCTAAGTAA
- the lysS gene encoding lysine--tRNA ligase: MQLSEQELRRRHEREELEKMGINPYPSETFDVTATAKEIKENFDKEKNNYQEVSLAGRLMSRRIMGKASFAELMDSTGRIQIYVSRDDIAPGENKDLYNTVFKKMLDIGDFIGIKGYAFVTQVGEISVHVTELKVLTKSLRPLPIVKREVDENGVEHVYDAFSDPELRYRQRYVDLVVNPHVRETFRKRTQLVNSMRQFLGGKGYLEVETPILQPLYGGAAARPFKTHHNTLDMTLYLRIANELYLKRLIVGGFDGVFEFAKDFRNEGMSRFHNPEFTQVELYVAYKDYNWMMDLVEEMVEKVAIDLHGTTEVKVGDNVINFQRPWKRFTMFEAIKHFTKIDISEMEEPELRQTAEKLGIHVDPTMAKGKLIDEIFGETCEPYLIQPTFITDYPVEMSPLAKKHRDKPGLVERFEAICNGKEICNAFSELNDPIDQRARFEEQLELGKRGDTEAMVLDEDFLRALEYGMPPTAGLGIGIDRLSMIMTNSHSIQDVLFFPQMKPEKQDKKEEEKK, encoded by the coding sequence ATGCAACTAAGCGAACAGGAACTGCGCAGACGCCATGAGCGCGAAGAGCTGGAGAAAATGGGCATCAACCCATATCCATCTGAAACTTTTGATGTTACGGCCACGGCCAAAGAGATAAAGGAGAACTTCGATAAGGAGAAGAACAACTACCAGGAAGTAAGCCTGGCAGGCCGCCTGATGAGCCGCCGCATTATGGGCAAGGCATCTTTTGCGGAGCTGATGGACAGCACAGGCCGCATCCAGATCTACGTGTCACGCGATGACATTGCTCCGGGCGAGAACAAGGACCTGTATAACACCGTATTCAAGAAGATGCTGGATATCGGTGACTTCATCGGTATCAAGGGCTATGCATTCGTAACGCAGGTGGGAGAGATCTCAGTGCACGTAACAGAGCTGAAAGTGCTGACGAAATCGCTGCGCCCGCTGCCAATCGTGAAGCGCGAGGTAGACGAGAACGGTGTGGAGCATGTGTACGACGCGTTCAGCGACCCTGAGCTGCGCTACCGTCAGCGCTACGTAGACCTGGTGGTGAACCCGCACGTGCGCGAAACATTCCGTAAGCGTACGCAGCTGGTAAACTCTATGCGCCAGTTCCTGGGCGGCAAAGGCTACCTCGAAGTAGAGACGCCGATCCTGCAGCCGCTGTATGGCGGTGCGGCAGCGCGCCCGTTCAAAACGCACCACAACACGCTGGACATGACGCTGTACCTGCGTATTGCCAATGAGCTGTACCTGAAGCGCCTAATCGTAGGTGGCTTCGACGGGGTGTTCGAATTTGCCAAAGATTTCCGTAACGAAGGCATGAGCCGCTTCCATAACCCGGAGTTTACGCAGGTGGAGCTGTATGTAGCCTACAAAGACTATAACTGGATGATGGACCTGGTAGAGGAAATGGTGGAGAAAGTAGCCATTGACCTGCACGGTACTACAGAAGTGAAAGTGGGTGATAACGTGATCAACTTCCAGCGCCCCTGGAAGCGTTTCACCATGTTTGAGGCCATTAAGCACTTCACCAAGATCGACATCTCTGAGATGGAAGAGCCGGAGCTTCGCCAAACGGCAGAGAAGCTGGGCATTCATGTAGACCCGACCATGGCCAAAGGCAAGCTGATCGACGAGATCTTCGGCGAGACCTGCGAACCGTACCTGATCCAGCCAACTTTCATCACGGACTACCCGGTAGAGATGAGCCCGCTGGCCAAGAAGCACCGCGACAAGCCAGGTCTGGTAGAGCGCTTTGAGGCCATCTGCAACGGCAAAGAGATTTGTAATGCCTTCTCTGAGCTAAACGACCCGATTGACCAGCGCGCCCGCTTTGAGGAGCAGCTGGAGCTGGGCAAACGTGGTGACACAGAGGCCATGGTGCTGGATGAGGACTTCCTGCGCGCCCTGGAGTACGGCATGCCGCCAACAGCAGGCCTGGGTATCGGCATCGACCGCCTGAGCATGATCATGACCAACTCGCACTCTATCCAGGATGTACTGTTCTTCCCGCAGATGAAACCGGAGAAGCAGGACAAGAAAGAAGAGGAGAAAAAATAA
- a CDS encoding Kazal-type serine protease inhibitor domain-containing protein, whose amino-acid sequence MKKILSAALALSLAGLSACANKPQQSTCIDPAKVNPDAICTMQYEPVCGCDGQTYSNPCMAEKAGVTSYTQGACAGQE is encoded by the coding sequence ATGAAAAAGATCCTTAGCGCTGCGTTAGCGCTTTCCCTGGCAGGCCTTTCCGCCTGCGCAAACAAGCCGCAGCAGAGCACCTGCATCGACCCCGCAAAGGTTAACCCGGATGCAATCTGCACCATGCAGTACGAACCCGTTTGCGGCTGCGACGGCCAGACCTACAGCAACCCTTGCATGGCCGAAAAAGCCGGCGTTACCTCCTATACCCAGGGCGCCTGCGCCGGGCAGGAATAG
- a CDS encoding YtxH domain-containing protein — MRTHMECRSLGENKSNYNTVSSVRQIRQQGTDYKSKKSKSSGGGQVIAGLAVGAAAGVIAGMLLAPEKGESMRKKVSEQASKLGDQVNKGYSSTRGKVNDWTSKMKGSKTDAHVNQAPNLQGEKQKSPYTDTNKWDAQEDRNMTNTARNTPGV; from the coding sequence ATGAGAACACATATGGAATGCCGCTCTCTTGGCGAGAACAAATCGAACTACAACACGGTGTCTTCTGTGCGCCAGATAAGACAGCAGGGAACAGACTACAAAAGCAAGAAGAGCAAGAGCAGCGGAGGGGGCCAGGTAATCGCAGGGCTGGCTGTAGGCGCTGCGGCGGGCGTAATCGCCGGTATGCTGCTTGCCCCGGAAAAAGGCGAATCAATGCGCAAGAAAGTGTCGGAGCAGGCGTCTAAGCTGGGCGACCAGGTAAACAAAGGCTACAGCAGCACCAGGGGCAAAGTAAACGACTGGACGAGCAAGATGAAGGGGAGCAAAACGGACGCACATGTGAACCAGGCCCCGAACCTGCAAGGCGAGAAGCAAAAGAGCCCATACACCGACACGAATAAATGGGATGCCCAGGAAGATAGAAACATGACAAATACAGCCAGAAACACGCCCGGCGTATAA
- a CDS encoding T9SS-dependent choice-of-anchor J family protein, with the protein MIKHLQKLGAVVVAGCALLGSGDALGQTFYDPFNGSGEIGGVSSSNGWTLHSGNGVIALSEGSLFYPGLQPSVGNKVYLSGSAASQDANAALSLPTGTEVAYFSALINVEDNTKLSSSFDYFMHFAATSGATGVSSLFGRLHIKQVDSGTSFRLGIQNTSGTGSNQTEYEQDLSFGTTYLVVVKYDMNSGENDIATLWVNPANLGGDEPSGGVTNSSSASAPNAFGAIAFRNGSATPNVLIDEVRVGTTWAAVTPASDTPPPADETAPALVSVSPETGSTNVLVNAPLVITFDENIAAAVEGKLITVEVESQGNNYTIDATDATKVTINGRKVTVDAGLEPGQFYRVTVDQGAFTDIAGNGIDQIFGNSWSFATQEPSAPSTNPLVENFNDCPDGSVILSGGWTQYSVTGGEAWACSEFGKNDENGNGTFGVRMNGFNGGAQLNEDWLISPALNLAELNIPLLFMEYHTKYNGAGLQVRVSTDYSGTGSPADATWADLLTLEADNTDAWKQLENINLSAYKSANTHVAFIYTSTATAASRWTLDNFRIENVSNFLTADNLNVNFGTVTEGNTSEAETFTFSAQGYEDNVVLTVPAGFELSKDNAAFGQSLTYTPAEAANENTVYVRFKPTASDNFSGAITFTSGTALSEERGVLQGSSVVYNNTLDVVTWNLEWFGSPSNGPSDDQLQYDNAKKVIESLDPEIIALQELVDLEKVKQLAQELGYNYEDMNSGGAQQPGFLYKPEMIKVKREKLLLSKLYADIKAGTVTLPDYPANSSSFWASGRLPYMVEFEVSIGGVKQSINVINIHAKANSGDDITQYNRRKYDVQVLKDSLDAQYADANLIILGDYNDDVDESVVPGAPGSSYKMFVDDENYKALTYDLSVAGGFTYASSSFQSFLDHIIISDELADEYIANSISIRNEVLTSIPNFRSTTSDHVPVMARFNISGTPVVSFTEAAVTKVEDAVKFNVNLTLSAAQATAQTVVIKVQEGANATAEDYTTAPAASEGAITLTIPAGVTSAAFEVQLVDDTQKEEQEQVQFYIYNAGAEVAVGEQRTFTLTIEDNDATPTGIADATKGQFRVYPNPVQDYVRLSLPERVATLQNVNLVVYSLEGRMLFSANGSLQGVQQVLNSQVASLQQGLYVLKVNAGKEVFVSRMLKK; encoded by the coding sequence ATGATTAAACATTTACAAAAGCTTGGAGCTGTTGTAGTAGCTGGCTGTGCCCTGTTGGGTAGCGGCGATGCGCTGGGGCAGACGTTCTATGACCCTTTTAACGGTTCCGGTGAAATTGGAGGTGTAAGCAGCTCCAACGGCTGGACGCTTCACAGCGGGAACGGAGTCATTGCTTTGAGCGAAGGCAGCCTTTTTTATCCAGGTTTGCAGCCTTCGGTAGGCAATAAAGTATATCTGTCCGGTTCTGCAGCCTCACAGGATGCCAACGCTGCGCTGAGCCTGCCAACTGGTACAGAAGTAGCTTACTTCTCAGCATTGATCAATGTGGAGGACAACACAAAGCTCAGTAGCTCTTTTGACTACTTTATGCACTTTGCTGCTACTTCCGGAGCAACTGGTGTCAGCAGTTTGTTCGGGCGCCTTCATATCAAACAGGTTGACTCCGGCACAAGCTTTAGGTTAGGAATACAGAACACTTCGGGTACAGGAAGTAACCAAACCGAGTATGAGCAGGACCTGAGCTTCGGTACTACTTACCTTGTGGTTGTAAAGTATGACATGAATAGTGGCGAAAATGATATCGCTACTCTATGGGTTAACCCTGCCAACTTAGGGGGCGATGAGCCATCAGGTGGAGTGACTAACAGCAGCAGCGCCTCAGCTCCTAACGCCTTTGGTGCCATAGCATTTAGAAATGGCTCTGCTACTCCGAATGTACTTATAGATGAGGTTCGCGTCGGAACAACATGGGCTGCTGTAACGCCAGCTTCCGATACACCTCCCCCAGCCGATGAAACAGCCCCTGCGTTAGTGAGCGTGTCTCCGGAGACGGGATCAACCAACGTGCTCGTAAACGCGCCGCTTGTCATCACCTTTGATGAAAACATAGCTGCCGCCGTTGAAGGAAAGCTGATCACCGTTGAGGTGGAGAGCCAAGGAAACAACTATACCATAGACGCTACGGATGCCACGAAAGTAACAATCAACGGCAGGAAGGTTACAGTTGATGCAGGCTTAGAGCCAGGTCAGTTTTACAGAGTAACAGTGGACCAAGGTGCCTTTACAGATATCGCCGGAAACGGAATCGACCAAATCTTTGGCAATAGCTGGAGCTTCGCTACGCAGGAGCCAAGTGCACCGTCAACAAACCCACTGGTAGAGAACTTTAATGACTGCCCGGATGGCAGCGTTATACTCTCCGGTGGCTGGACACAGTACAGCGTAACCGGAGGTGAAGCCTGGGCCTGCTCCGAGTTTGGTAAAAATGATGAAAACGGCAACGGTACCTTCGGCGTGCGGATGAACGGCTTTAACGGCGGTGCACAGCTAAACGAAGACTGGCTAATTTCCCCGGCACTTAACCTGGCAGAACTGAACATCCCGCTGCTGTTTATGGAGTACCACACAAAGTATAACGGTGCGGGCTTGCAGGTAAGAGTATCAACCGACTATTCGGGCACTGGCTCACCTGCGGATGCTACATGGGCAGACCTGCTGACGCTGGAAGCCGACAACACTGACGCCTGGAAGCAACTGGAAAACATCAACCTGAGCGCTTACAAGTCAGCCAACACACACGTTGCTTTTATCTATACTTCTACTGCTACTGCTGCATCGCGCTGGACGCTGGATAACTTCAGAATAGAAAACGTTTCCAACTTCCTGACAGCAGATAACCTGAATGTTAATTTTGGTACGGTAACCGAGGGCAACACATCAGAGGCGGAGACTTTCACTTTCAGTGCGCAGGGCTATGAAGACAACGTGGTGCTGACTGTGCCTGCAGGCTTTGAGCTGTCCAAAGACAACGCTGCTTTCGGGCAGTCGCTGACCTACACACCTGCTGAGGCGGCCAACGAGAACACCGTGTATGTGCGCTTTAAACCTACCGCCTCCGACAACTTCTCAGGAGCGATCACCTTTACAAGCGGCACAGCGTTAAGCGAAGAGCGAGGCGTACTGCAGGGCTCTTCCGTTGTGTACAACAACACCCTGGATGTGGTGACATGGAACCTGGAGTGGTTTGGATCTCCAAGCAACGGCCCATCTGACGATCAGTTGCAGTACGACAATGCCAAGAAAGTAATCGAGAGCCTGGACCCTGAGATTATTGCCCTGCAGGAGCTGGTTGACCTGGAGAAAGTAAAGCAGCTGGCACAGGAGCTCGGGTACAACTACGAGGACATGAACTCAGGTGGGGCTCAGCAGCCCGGCTTCCTCTACAAACCGGAGATGATAAAGGTTAAGAGAGAGAAACTGCTGCTGTCTAAGCTCTATGCAGACATCAAGGCAGGCACCGTGACGTTACCTGATTACCCTGCCAACAGCTCGTCCTTCTGGGCAAGCGGCCGTTTGCCGTACATGGTGGAGTTTGAGGTGAGCATTGGAGGCGTGAAGCAGTCTATCAACGTGATCAACATCCATGCGAAAGCGAACAGCGGCGACGATATTACGCAGTACAACAGACGCAAGTATGATGTACAGGTGCTGAAGGACTCGCTGGATGCGCAGTACGCCGATGCAAACCTGATTATCCTGGGCGACTACAACGATGACGTGGATGAGTCGGTGGTGCCAGGCGCGCCAGGCTCGTCCTACAAAATGTTTGTAGACGATGAGAACTACAAAGCGCTTACCTATGACCTGAGCGTAGCCGGTGGCTTTACGTATGCTTCCAGCTCATTCCAGAGCTTCCTGGACCACATCATCATTTCAGATGAGTTGGCCGATGAGTATATTGCCAACTCTATCTCTATCAGAAACGAAGTCCTGACCAGCATCCCTAACTTTAGAAGCACTACCTCCGATCACGTACCGGTTATGGCGCGCTTCAACATCTCGGGAACGCCGGTGGTTTCCTTCACAGAGGCCGCGGTTACGAAGGTAGAGGACGCTGTTAAGTTTAACGTGAACCTGACGCTTTCAGCCGCACAGGCTACTGCGCAAACGGTAGTGATAAAGGTACAGGAGGGCGCTAATGCCACTGCTGAGGACTACACCACGGCACCAGCCGCAAGCGAAGGCGCCATCACGCTCACAATACCAGCTGGCGTTACCTCTGCTGCCTTTGAGGTGCAGCTTGTGGATGACACGCAGAAAGAGGAGCAGGAGCAGGTGCAGTTCTACATCTACAACGCAGGCGCTGAGGTGGCTGTAGGAGAGCAGCGTACCTTTACCCTAACAATAGAGGATAACGACGCTACCCCGACTGGTATAGCAGACGCTACAAAAGGCCAGTTCCGCGTGTACCCGAACCCGGTGCAGGATTATGTAAGGCTATCGCTGCCGGAGCGTGTGGCAACGCTGCAGAACGTAAACCTGGTTGTGTACAGCCTGGAAGGGCGTATGCTGTTCTCTGCCAACGGATCGTTGCAGGGGGTGCAGCAAGTGCTGAACAGCCAGGTGGCCAGCTTACAGCAAGGCCTGTATGTGCTGAAGGTAAACGCCGGTAAAGAGGTGTTCGTAAGCAGAATGCTGAAGAAATAA
- a CDS encoding DUF4835 family protein has protein sequence MAKKVLVLLMLVFTAWSARAQELQCDVVVNSEQVQYTDRQLFTDMQTRIFEFMNNRRWTNQQYRPDERIKCRLLINLTEMPEIGSFKANVQVLSVRPAYGTGYESTLFSFIDKDWTFRFNDAQPLEYAENSYTSNLSSMLAFYAYMIIGMDNDSFGRLGGAPAFDQARSILNVASSQGAGYPGWKAFDSNRNRYWLIDNVQDPQFLPFREGMYTMHRQGLDQMAEQPEDARQNVLGVLENMQRLQQQKPNAAILRAFFDAKADELVNMFKAAAPAQKQQAYTILSQVDPTNNSKYEILLKR, from the coding sequence ATGGCTAAGAAAGTACTTGTTTTGCTGATGCTGGTTTTTACCGCCTGGTCCGCCAGGGCGCAGGAGCTGCAGTGTGATGTGGTGGTAAACAGTGAGCAAGTACAGTACACCGACCGGCAGTTATTCACCGATATGCAAACGCGCATTTTCGAGTTTATGAACAACCGCCGCTGGACCAACCAGCAGTACCGCCCCGATGAGCGCATTAAATGCCGCCTGCTCATCAACCTGACGGAGATGCCTGAGATCGGCTCCTTTAAGGCCAATGTGCAGGTGCTGTCGGTGAGGCCGGCATACGGCACGGGCTACGAGTCCACGCTCTTCTCCTTTATAGATAAAGACTGGACCTTCCGCTTTAACGATGCCCAGCCGCTGGAGTATGCCGAGAACAGCTACACCTCCAACCTGTCCTCTATGCTGGCCTTCTATGCCTACATGATTATCGGGATGGACAACGACAGCTTTGGCCGCCTGGGGGGCGCCCCGGCCTTCGACCAGGCGCGCTCTATACTTAACGTGGCCTCTTCGCAGGGTGCCGGCTACCCGGGCTGGAAAGCCTTCGATAGTAACCGTAACCGCTACTGGCTGATTGACAACGTGCAGGACCCGCAGTTTCTGCCGTTCCGGGAGGGCATGTACACCATGCACCGCCAGGGGCTGGACCAGATGGCTGAGCAGCCGGAAGACGCGCGCCAAAACGTGCTGGGCGTGCTGGAGAACATGCAGCGCCTGCAGCAGCAGAAACCGAACGCAGCCATACTTCGGGCCTTTTTCGATGCTAAAGCCGATGAGCTGGTAAACATGTTCAAGGCAGCGGCCCCGGCGCAGAAGCAACAGGCCTACACCATCTTATCTCAGGTAGACCCTACCAACAACAGCAAGTACGAGATTTTGCTAAAACGCTAA
- the recN gene encoding DNA repair protein RecN: MLTDLKIKNYALIEKLEMNPSPVLNIITGETGAGKSIMLGAIGLLLGNRADTKLLFRQDEKCVIEGVFDISSYNLQEIFAAEDLDFDNQCILRREISPSGKSRAFVNDTPVTLDVIRKIGENLMDIHSQHDTLQLGDTSYQLNILDIYAGNTAAMGNTTFDIYAGNLSYLRKYNESYRQYKKLESDYKKLTDQLAQAQKEHDYHAFLLNELAEANLQETEQEELEEELKQLENAEDIKLKLTQSVQSLTESEFNITSALKDTVHLIGQLAQFGSKFEELRTRTESCMIELNDIAGELEDAERNTEADPERTLEVQERLNLIYTLQRKHQVQSNAELLEIQRELEEKVGSVLNLDTAIANTEKAMAKAEKDVKEKAAVLSERRRASFETFEQELYALVADLGMPNARIVIQHNEVAPTATGTDDINILFSANKGAQPQTLIKAASGGEFSRLMLSIKYMLADKTSLPTIVFDEIDTGISGEVAVKVGKMMQQMAQKHQIIAISHLPQIAAQGNAHYFVYKEDTAERTISRVKKLNEEERVNEIAHMIAGANPSANAYQSAKELLSL, encoded by the coding sequence ATGCTGACAGATCTTAAAATAAAAAATTACGCCCTGATCGAGAAACTGGAGATGAACCCTTCGCCGGTGCTCAACATCATCACGGGTGAGACCGGTGCCGGTAAGTCCATCATGCTGGGGGCCATTGGCCTCTTGCTGGGTAACCGTGCCGATACAAAGCTGCTGTTCAGGCAGGATGAGAAGTGTGTGATTGAGGGTGTGTTTGACATATCCAGCTATAACCTGCAGGAAATCTTTGCCGCCGAGGACCTGGACTTCGATAACCAGTGTATCCTGCGCCGCGAGATCAGCCCGAGCGGCAAGAGCCGTGCCTTCGTGAACGACACGCCCGTAACGCTGGACGTGATCCGCAAGATCGGTGAGAACCTGATGGATATCCACTCGCAGCACGATACGCTGCAGCTGGGCGATACGAGCTATCAGCTCAACATCCTGGACATCTATGCCGGCAACACGGCGGCCATGGGTAACACCACGTTCGATATCTATGCCGGAAACCTGTCGTACCTGCGCAAGTACAACGAGAGCTACCGCCAGTACAAGAAGCTTGAAAGCGACTATAAAAAGCTGACCGACCAGCTGGCGCAGGCCCAGAAGGAGCACGACTACCATGCTTTCCTGCTGAACGAACTAGCCGAGGCCAACCTGCAGGAGACGGAGCAGGAGGAGCTGGAGGAGGAGCTGAAGCAACTGGAGAACGCCGAGGATATCAAGCTCAAGCTGACCCAGTCGGTGCAAAGCCTGACGGAGTCGGAGTTCAACATCACCTCGGCGCTAAAAGACACGGTGCACCTGATTGGCCAGCTGGCGCAGTTCGGAAGCAAGTTTGAGGAACTGCGTACCCGCACCGAAAGCTGCATGATTGAGCTCAACGATATAGCCGGTGAGTTGGAGGATGCCGAGCGAAACACCGAGGCTGACCCTGAAAGAACGTTGGAGGTACAGGAGCGACTGAACCTGATCTATACGTTGCAGCGCAAGCACCAGGTGCAGTCTAATGCGGAACTGCTGGAAATACAGCGAGAGCTGGAGGAGAAGGTCGGAAGCGTGCTGAACCTGGACACGGCTATTGCCAATACAGAAAAGGCCATGGCCAAGGCTGAGAAAGACGTGAAGGAGAAAGCGGCCGTACTTTCTGAGCGCCGCAGAGCCTCTTTCGAGACCTTTGAGCAGGAGCTTTACGCCTTGGTTGCCGACTTGGGCATGCCGAACGCCCGCATCGTTATCCAGCACAACGAGGTAGCGCCTACCGCCACCGGTACAGACGATATCAACATCCTGTTCAGCGCCAACAAGGGCGCCCAGCCGCAAACATTGATAAAGGCGGCCTCGGGTGGCGAATTCTCGCGCCTGATGCTAAGTATAAAGTACATGCTGGCCGACAAAACCTCGCTGCCAACCATCGTTTTCGATGAGATCGACACCGGTATTTCGGGTGAGGTGGCCGTGAAGGTGGGCAAAATGATGCAGCAGATGGCGCAGAAGCACCAGATTATCGCCATCTCGCACCTGCCGCAGATCGCTGCCCAGGGCAACGCGCATTACTTCGTGTATAAAGAGGACACTGCCGAGCGCACAATCAGCCGCGTGAAGAAGCTGAACGAGGAGGAGCGCGTAAACGAGATTGCACACATGATTGCCGGTGCTAATCCTAGCGCAAACGCCTATCAAAGTGCAAAAGAGTTGCTTTCCTTGTAA
- a CDS encoding YtxH domain-containing protein, which produces MDKMDKDSGKILLATLGGIGAGIVAGLLLAPTNGREAREEVMRQLNKAGDDVNNNVKRWTANLKARRTGGTAGAEDEQLVMHGSWDDVKSQLRRNYDDLTEEDLEYSQGGENELYDRLQRKLGKTKDEIVRMISDLNKK; this is translated from the coding sequence ATGGATAAGATGGATAAGGACAGCGGCAAGATTCTTTTGGCGACACTAGGCGGCATTGGTGCCGGTATTGTGGCCGGGCTGCTGTTAGCGCCAACCAATGGCCGTGAGGCGCGCGAGGAGGTAATGCGCCAACTCAATAAAGCCGGAGACGACGTAAACAACAACGTGAAGCGCTGGACTGCAAACCTGAAGGCGCGCAGAACAGGAGGCACGGCAGGTGCCGAGGACGAGCAACTGGTGATGCACGGCTCCTGGGACGATGTGAAGAGCCAGCTGCGCCGCAACTACGATGACCTGACAGAGGAAGACTTAGAGTACAGCCAAGGAGGTGAAAACGAACTGTATGACCGCCTCCAGCGCAAGCTCGGCAAAACAAAGGACGAGATTGTGCGCATGATCTCTGACCTCAATAAAAAGTAG